The Desulfonatronum lacustre DSM 10312 region TTCTTTTCGACCTGATAAAGGATCTGGAAGTCCCGCGGATCTGTTTTTATCACCTGGTCTACTCCGGCCGCGGGTCGGACCTGATGAACGAGGACCTGGATCACGGCCAGACCCGGGAAGTGGTCCATCAGATCATTGATCGCACCAAGGCCCTGTTCGACGCCGGGATGCCCAAGGAAGTCCTGACCGTGGACAACCACGCGGACGGGCCGTTGATCTACCTGCGCCTGCTCCAGGAAGACCCTAAGCGGGCCGAGGAAGTCCGGGAACTGCTCTCCTTCAACGAGGGCAACAATTCCGGTCGGGGCATCGGTTGCATCTCCTGGGACGGCCAGGTCCACGCCGACCAGTTCTGGCGCAACCACACCTTCGGCAATGTCCTGGAACGCCCGTTCTCCGAAATCTGGATGGACCCGAATATCGCATTGCTGGCCAAACTGAAGGACAAGAAGGCCCACGTCACCGGACGGTGCACGACCTGCCGCTTCCTGAGCGTCTGCGGCGGCAACTTCCGCGCCCGTTCCGAAGCCTTTCACGGCGACATCTGGGCCCCGGACCCGGCCTGCTATCTGACGGACGAGGAAATTGCCGGACCGGCCATTGCGTAACGTCGCGCCATGTCTCCACTTAAAGCCGAACATCTTCCCCACTACACCTATGCGGATTATGCGCAGTGGGAAGGCCGCTGGGAATTGATTCACGGCGTGGCGTTCGCCATGGCTCCGGCGCCAAGCCCGCGTCACCAGATGGTCAGCCAGAAGATCGCCGCGGAGTTGGAGCGCTGCCTGTCCACCTGTCCGCAATGCCATGCCCTGCTCCCCGTGGACTGGAGAATTGCCGACGATATTGTCGTGCAACCGGACAACCTGGTGATCTGCCACGAACCAGAAGGCCCGTATCTCACCCAGGCCCCGCACCTGATTTTTGAAGTCCTCTCCCCCTCCACGGCGCTGAAGGACAGGAACATCAAGTACGAGTTGTATGAAAGAGCGGGAGTCCTTTACTACTGCCTGATCGACCCGCAAATAAACCAGGCAACGATATACAAGCTGGTCAACGGAAGATACGTCAAGGAAGCGACCATTTCAAAAGAAAACCTTGATTTCGAATGGGAGGGCTGCCGCCTGCCCTTCAACTTTTCAACTATCTGGGTCGAAGCAGCTTAAGAGAAACTACATGCCAGTGTTCAACTCTGAATCCCGCGAGAACGTTCGGAAAAATCTCGTAACTTCTCTGTCGCCGGAACCGGAAGTACGACGAATTGTCGTGTTCGGGTCTTTTTTGTCCGCAACAGAGCCAGCTGACGTCGATGTGGCCGTGTTTCAGGACAGCAACGAAGGGTATCTCCAACTGGCCATGAAATATAGGCGACTGACTCGTGAAATCGCGAAAACGATTGCCCTGGACATCCTGCCGCTCAAGGAATCTCATTACCCGAGTGCTGTTCCGTTAAGCATTACCGAAGGCCAAGTGATATATGAGAGGTAGATCGAGTCAATGGGTTGCCTTCGCGGACGAAAACTTGTCCGCCGCCCGCTTGCTGCTTGACCATCTCCTCCTGAACGCATGTTTGCATAACATTCAGCAAGCGGTTGAAAAATATCTCAAGGCAATATTGATTCACTTTGAGAAGCCGTTCAAGAAAACACACAGCATTCGGGAACTGATCATCATCCTGTCGCGTCATGATATCCACATCGAAATCAGCGAAGATGACGTAGATTTTTTGGATTCGATCTACCTCCCGTCAAAGTATCCCCTTGGGAGTGCGCTTCCTGATTTTTACCCCGATGAAGCAATCTGTAAAAACGCTCTGACCGTTGCGGAACATATCCAGGCACAGTTTTTTCAAATAACTGCACCGTAAACAGGATCGAGAATTAATCCCATGACCTTCCACAGAGGACGCCGCTTGCGACGGACGGCCACGTTGCGTGGCCTGGTGCGGGAAACGACTCTTTCCCGCGACGACCTGATCCAGCCCTATTTCGTCGTGGACACGGACGACCCGAATTTCGTCAAGCCCATCGGAGCCATGCCCGGACAGAGCCAGCTCGGCCTGGGCAAACTGATGGAACGGGTGGGCCGGGCCGTGGACCTGGGGCTTGCGGCCTGCATCCTGTTCGGCATTCCCAAGACCAAGGACCCCACCGGCTCCCAGGGCTGGGCGGAAAATGGGATTGTTCAGCGGGCCGTGGCCGCCCTGAAGCGCTCCTACCCGGACCTGTGCGTGATCACGGACGTCTGCTTGTGCGAATACACCTCCCACGGTCATTGCGGCTTGGTTTCGGGCGAGGAAGTCGTCAACGACCCGACCCTGGAGCTGCTGGCCAAGGTCGCCCTGTCCCATGCCCGGGCCGGAGCGGACATGGTCGCGCCCTCGGACATGATGGACGGTCGGGTGTTGGCCATCCGCGAGGCCCTGGACCACGAAGGCTTCACCCATCTGCCGATCATGAGCTACGCCGTGAAGTACGCGTCAAGCTTTTACGGCCCGTTTCGGGAAGCCGCGGAGAGCCCGCCCCAGTTCGGGGATCGCAAGACCTACCAGATGGACCCGGCCAACCGCCGGGAGGCCTTTCGAGAAGCCCTGGCCGACCTGAACGAGGGCGCGGACCTGCTGATGGTCAAGCCTGCCCTGCCCTACCTGGACATCCTCCGCGACCTCCGCGAAACCACGGACGTGCCCCTGGCCGCCTACCAGGTCAGCGGCGAATACGCCATGATCAAGGCAGCGTCGGCCAACGGCTGGATCGACGAACAAACCGTGGTCTTGGAGACCCTGACCTCCATCAAGCGGGCCGGAGCGGATCTGATATTGACCTATTTCGCCGAGAACGTGTTGGACTGGACCAAATAACCCGGACTTACTATCCTGATTATCATGCAACATCCCCCCAAAGCGCATTCATCCACCCCGATTCATCACCAAAGCCAACTGGACGGCCCGCCTACCGGTCACACAGGCAACCCGAATGGCAATGCAACTAGCCACCCTGGAGGCCACCCCACCGGACACCCCAAAGGCCTCTCGGGCATGCCCAAAACCCTGCCCGACGGCTCACCGCCCTGCCGGCTGATCGCCTGGGAAGTGACCCGGTCCTGCAACCTGG contains the following coding sequences:
- a CDS encoding Uma2 family endonuclease, with the translated sequence MSPLKAEHLPHYTYADYAQWEGRWELIHGVAFAMAPAPSPRHQMVSQKIAAELERCLSTCPQCHALLPVDWRIADDIVVQPDNLVICHEPEGPYLTQAPHLIFEVLSPSTALKDRNIKYELYERAGVLYYCLIDPQINQATIYKLVNGRYVKEATISKENLDFEWEGCRLPFNFSTIWVEAA
- the hemB gene encoding porphobilinogen synthase; translation: MTFHRGRRLRRTATLRGLVRETTLSRDDLIQPYFVVDTDDPNFVKPIGAMPGQSQLGLGKLMERVGRAVDLGLAACILFGIPKTKDPTGSQGWAENGIVQRAVAALKRSYPDLCVITDVCLCEYTSHGHCGLVSGEEVVNDPTLELLAKVALSHARAGADMVAPSDMMDGRVLAIREALDHEGFTHLPIMSYAVKYASSFYGPFREAAESPPQFGDRKTYQMDPANRREAFREALADLNEGADLLMVKPALPYLDILRDLRETTDVPLAAYQVSGEYAMIKAASANGWIDEQTVVLETLTSIKRAGADLILTYFAENVLDWTK
- a CDS encoding HEPN domain-containing protein; this encodes MRGRSSQWVAFADENLSAARLLLDHLLLNACLHNIQQAVEKYLKAILIHFEKPFKKTHSIRELIIILSRHDIHIEISEDDVDFLDSIYLPSKYPLGSALPDFYPDEAICKNALTVAEHIQAQFFQITAP
- the ahbC gene encoding 12,18-didecarboxysiroheme deacetylase — its product is MIGISKLYCGTIEPSDALRYGRHSGKLPSHLLQFSQDKKPVVVWNMTRRCNLKCVHCYAQAVDPDGTDEISTAQAKTMIDDLAAFGSPVMLFSGGEPLVRKDLVELAHYSVSKGMRAVISTNGTLITKQKAKELKDVGLSYVGISLDGGEEVHDRFRGVTGSYKKALEGISNCQAEGLKVGLRFTINKRNVQEVPVLFDLIKDLEVPRICFYHLVYSGRGSDLMNEDLDHGQTREVVHQIIDRTKALFDAGMPKEVLTVDNHADGPLIYLRLLQEDPKRAEEVRELLSFNEGNNSGRGIGCISWDGQVHADQFWRNHTFGNVLERPFSEIWMDPNIALLAKLKDKKAHVTGRCTTCRFLSVCGGNFRARSEAFHGDIWAPDPACYLTDEEIAGPAIA